In the genome of Paenibacillus pabuli, one region contains:
- a CDS encoding ABC transporter ATP-binding protein/permease, whose product MTILEVKHVKKSYTLYGKEKVPVLHDVNLSFETGEFVSILGESGCGKSTLMNIIGGMDSDFEGEILVRGKNLSAMTEKEMDDYRKNNIGFVFQNFNLIPHLSVLENVTIAMQMTDTSEKERNKRAIDILTEVGLKNHLNKRPNQLSGGQKQRVSIARALSNNPDIILADEPTGALDKENGDQILDLLDSIAQKGMLVIAVTHSQKVADSGTRIVKVEEGRIKDDIHLKDRSLTTYEGSRGASRNLGLLASFQMALKNMKLNGKRNVLVALGGSIGILSVLLMLSLGNGITTYMNDEINSSMDPLLVDITKPSEEAKDMQGPEALMATGEPFTAADIETIRNFPNVDHVETITTITGKSTMVNAKQSAPLTQLTTLTNAFDPAMITKGTLPVENEMLLPLDTANKLSGNDQAESMIGKSVFLYINEMDGNNKPVTLEKEITISGIYEASDQRSPMQQSPGYISSQTLEQMYTDQGITIGPIQVNAYATDMKYVNDINAAAVDAGFSGSQTAKVMENITTYVNMATIVLSGIAGISLIVSGIMILVVLYISVVERTKEIGILRAIGARKKDIKRIFFSESALLGVFSGIIAVVFAIIISYVLNILLDNAFGAKLINLSGYYILFGIIVSTVISIIAGLMPSSKAAKLDPMESLRYE is encoded by the coding sequence ATGACTATATTAGAAGTTAAACATGTGAAGAAATCATACACGTTGTATGGTAAGGAAAAGGTACCTGTGCTCCATGATGTGAATTTGAGCTTTGAGACAGGAGAATTCGTCTCGATCCTTGGTGAATCGGGCTGCGGAAAGTCAACCCTTATGAATATTATTGGTGGGATGGATTCCGATTTTGAAGGGGAGATCCTTGTTCGTGGAAAGAACTTAAGTGCCATGACCGAGAAGGAAATGGATGATTATCGCAAGAATAATATCGGTTTTGTGTTTCAAAATTTCAATCTGATCCCGCATCTGTCTGTGCTGGAAAATGTTACGATTGCTATGCAAATGACGGATACTAGTGAAAAGGAACGCAACAAGCGTGCTATTGATATTTTGACCGAGGTTGGGTTGAAGAATCATCTGAATAAACGGCCCAACCAGCTGTCGGGTGGACAGAAGCAACGGGTTTCCATTGCTCGTGCATTATCCAATAATCCAGACATTATTTTGGCGGATGAACCAACGGGTGCTCTGGATAAGGAAAACGGGGATCAAATTCTGGATTTGCTGGACAGCATTGCACAAAAAGGGATGCTTGTTATTGCCGTAACTCACTCGCAGAAAGTGGCCGATTCCGGTACACGGATTGTGAAGGTTGAGGAGGGACGGATTAAGGATGATATCCATTTAAAAGATCGTTCCTTGACTACCTATGAGGGCAGTCGTGGTGCTTCGAGAAACCTGGGCTTACTGGCTTCTTTCCAAATGGCTCTCAAAAATATGAAACTCAATGGCAAGCGTAATGTATTGGTAGCTTTAGGTGGGTCGATAGGGATTTTAAGCGTACTCCTGATGCTCTCCTTGGGTAATGGAATAACGACATATATGAACGACGAAATCAATTCAAGCATGGACCCGCTGCTCGTGGATATAACGAAGCCGAGTGAAGAAGCCAAAGACATGCAAGGCCCGGAAGCCTTGATGGCAACAGGTGAACCGTTCACAGCAGCTGATATTGAGACCATTCGCAATTTCCCTAATGTGGATCATGTAGAGACGATCACTACCATTACGGGCAAATCGACTATGGTTAATGCAAAGCAAAGTGCGCCACTCACGCAGTTAACGACATTAACGAATGCTTTTGATCCAGCAATGATAACAAAGGGTACGCTTCCGGTAGAAAATGAGATGTTGTTACCCCTCGATACGGCGAATAAATTAAGCGGAAATGACCAAGCTGAATCCATGATTGGCAAGTCTGTGTTTCTATATATCAATGAGATGGATGGCAATAATAAACCGGTAACTTTGGAGAAAGAAATAACTATATCAGGTATTTATGAAGCGTCAGATCAAAGATCACCAATGCAGCAATCACCGGGTTACATTTCATCACAGACACTGGAGCAGATGTATACAGACCAAGGCATCACCATTGGCCCGATTCAAGTGAATGCCTATGCAACCGATATGAAATATGTCAATGATATTAATGCAGCTGCTGTTGATGCGGGCTTCTCAGGCTCCCAGACGGCAAAAGTCATGGAAAATATCACGACTTATGTGAACATGGCCACGATCGTTCTGTCTGGTATTGCAGGCATTTCGTTAATCGTATCGGGTATTATGATATTGGTTGTGCTTTATATTAGTGTCGTGGAACGGACGAAGGAGATCGGTATTCTTCGTGCGATTGGAGCCAGAAAGAAGGATATCAAGCGAATTTTCTTTTCTGAATCTGCTCTATTGGGGGTATTCAGTGGTATCATTGCGGTAGTATTTGCGATAATTATCAGTTATGTATTAAATATTCTTTTGGACAATGCGTTTGGAGCAAAACTAATTAACTTATCCGGATATTATATCTTGTTCGGGATCATTGTAAGTACAGTGATTAGTATCATCGCTGGTTTGATGCCTTCATCCAAAGCAGCCAAGCTGGACCCGATGGAATCCTTACGATATGAATAA
- a CDS encoding response regulator transcription factor, giving the protein MNTILVVDDDSHIRKLIRIYLEKNQFSVVEAPDGQEALNILSHTKIDLAIVDVMMPRIDGIELTEDIRSYTDIPILMVTAKGESKDKVRGFNAGSDDYLVKPFDPVELILRVKSLMKRYNKTSSNVIHIGSATINLSNLTVDAGAQTVELKKKECELLFALASLPGQIFTRTQLIEDIWGLDYEGDERTVDVHVKRLRERLEPIPELMISTVRGLGYRLELV; this is encoded by the coding sequence ATGAACACGATTCTTGTGGTTGATGATGATTCGCATATCCGCAAATTAATCCGAATTTATCTCGAAAAAAATCAGTTTTCCGTCGTTGAAGCGCCGGATGGCCAAGAAGCACTTAACATCTTGTCTCATACCAAAATTGATTTAGCGATTGTGGACGTGATGATGCCCCGTATAGACGGGATTGAACTGACTGAAGATATTCGATCCTATACAGATATTCCGATCCTGATGGTGACAGCCAAAGGAGAGTCCAAGGATAAAGTCAGAGGATTTAATGCAGGGTCCGACGATTATTTAGTGAAGCCTTTTGATCCAGTAGAGTTAATCTTACGTGTAAAATCCCTGATGAAGAGATACAACAAGACTTCATCGAACGTTATTCATATAGGTAGTGCGACGATTAATCTGAGTAATTTGACAGTCGATGCAGGAGCGCAAACGGTTGAATTAAAAAAGAAGGAATGTGAATTGTTATTTGCCTTGGCGAGTTTGCCAGGACAAATATTCACACGTACACAGCTTATCGAAGATATATGGGGACTCGATTATGAAGGTGATGAGCGGACAGTAGATGTGCATGTCAAAAGGCTAAGAGAACGACTGGAACCAATCCCTGAGCTGATGATTTCGACGGTCAGAGGACTTGGATATCGTCTGGAGCTAGTATGA
- a CDS encoding sensor histidine kinase: MRKSLRLRIVATFIGIVIVSLILSFILNMQPQEKTPNHTMVTIAEDIATIINLIDEPEKVKTSLNIFARYGLIINSVNEQSELLASLPDDKVHELFNGNTTEAFMMSNKDETAIVGVPRMNEEKDALLIKINFSSIFHNVKRTLFISLLTVLVIGSLLIMFMSGYIVKPIKRLTLAAKKMASGDLTVRLKHHKQDEFGELMDSFNHMARELQKIDSVRDDFVSNVSHEMQSPLTSIRGFTRALQDGVIPLEEQKEHLDIIYEETLRLSRLSDNLLRLASLDSEHHPFNLTTFHLDEQLRRTIVLAEPQWAHKNIKIELDLLPYEIKVDKDLFEQVWQNLINNAIKYTGPDGFIHVAMVMSASVVKVSIRDSGQGIPEEAIPYIFDRFYMVDKARSSALKGNGLGLSIVIKILKLHDCTIDVESRVGEGTKFTVTIPRPSTTS, from the coding sequence GTGAGGAAAAGCCTGCGCCTACGAATCGTAGCCACATTTATTGGTATTGTGATCGTTAGTTTGATTCTCTCCTTTATACTGAACATGCAACCTCAGGAAAAGACACCTAATCATACGATGGTCACCATTGCCGAAGATATCGCTACGATAATCAACCTGATCGATGAACCGGAAAAGGTGAAAACAAGCTTGAATATTTTTGCAAGATACGGCTTGATTATAAATTCCGTGAATGAACAAAGTGAACTGCTTGCTTCATTACCAGACGATAAAGTACATGAATTATTCAATGGAAATACAACGGAAGCGTTTATGATGTCCAATAAAGATGAAACGGCGATCGTCGGTGTCCCCAGGATGAATGAAGAGAAAGATGCGCTCCTTATCAAAATTAATTTTTCATCGATTTTTCATAATGTGAAACGTACATTATTTATATCGTTATTAACTGTCTTAGTCATAGGAAGCTTATTAATCATGTTCATGTCTGGGTACATTGTGAAACCGATCAAAAGGCTTACCCTTGCAGCCAAGAAAATGGCATCTGGCGATCTAACTGTCCGGTTGAAACATCACAAACAAGATGAGTTTGGTGAATTAATGGATAGCTTTAATCACATGGCCCGTGAGTTGCAAAAAATAGACTCGGTGCGTGATGATTTTGTCAGTAACGTCTCTCATGAAATGCAGTCTCCATTAACATCGATCAGAGGGTTTACAAGAGCGCTGCAAGATGGTGTCATCCCATTGGAAGAGCAGAAAGAGCATCTGGATATCATATATGAGGAAACATTACGCCTTTCCAGGCTAAGTGATAATTTACTCCGGTTAGCTTCGCTCGATTCGGAGCACCATCCGTTTAATCTCACCACGTTCCACCTAGATGAACAATTAAGAAGAACGATTGTATTGGCGGAACCCCAGTGGGCGCACAAAAATATCAAGATTGAATTGGATTTATTGCCTTACGAGATCAAGGTCGATAAAGATTTGTTTGAACAGGTTTGGCAGAATCTAATCAACAATGCGATAAAATATACAGGTCCCGACGGGTTTATCCACGTTGCAATGGTGATGAGTGCTTCAGTCGTTAAGGTATCGATTAGAGATTCAGGACAAGGAATACCGGAAGAAGCCATTCCGTATATTTTCGATCGGTTTTATATGGTGGACAAAGCCCGGAGCAGTGCTCTTAAAGGGAATGGATTAGGGCTTTCCATTGTGATTAAAATATTGAAATTACATGATTGTACAATTGATGTGGAGAGCAGGGTCGGAGAAGGAACGAAGTTTACGGTTACGATCCCGAGACCTTCGACTACATCTTAA
- a CDS encoding UbiD family decarboxylase yields the protein MKYRNMEDCINDLEQHGHLIRVKEEVDPHLEMAAIHMKVHEAKGPALLFENVKGSKFQAVSNLFGTLERSKFMFRGTLEGVQRVMAVRDDPMKALKTPFQHISTGLAAWQALPKQKSISLPVTAQEIQISDLPLIKHWPMDGGAFVTLPQVYSEDPDKPGIMNSNLGMYRVQLSGNDYELNREIGLHYQIHRGIGIHQAKAVKKGEPLKVSIFIGGPPAHTLSAVMPLPEGLSEMTFAGLLAGRRFRYSYKDGYCISNDADFVITGEIYPDETKPEGPFGDHLGYYSLTHPFPLMRVHKVYAKPNAIWPFTVVGRPPQEDTAFGDLIHEITGDAIKQEIPGVKEVHAVDAAGVHPLLFAIGSERYTPYQKVKQPTELLTIASRILGTGQLSLAKYLFITAEDQQPLDTHREVEFLTYILERMDLQRDIHFHTNTTIDTLDYSGTGLNSGSKVVFAAYGDKKRELCREVPETLKDIRGYSNPQLVMPGVVAVQGAPFTRYADTEQEMKAFTDILKEKGDLSSCPMIILCDDSSFLSANLSNFLWATFTRSNPSHDMYGVNSSYNYKHWGCDQIIIDARVKPHQAPPLIPDPSVEKGIERFFVQGASLSSIKI from the coding sequence ATGAAATATCGCAATATGGAAGATTGCATTAATGATCTGGAGCAGCATGGACATTTGATCCGAGTGAAGGAAGAAGTGGACCCTCATTTGGAGATGGCAGCGATACATATGAAAGTGCATGAGGCGAAAGGCCCAGCTCTGCTGTTCGAAAATGTGAAAGGCTCAAAGTTCCAGGCCGTTTCGAATCTGTTCGGTACACTGGAACGAAGCAAATTCATGTTCCGTGGAACGCTTGAAGGTGTTCAACGTGTTATGGCTGTCCGGGACGATCCAATGAAGGCACTCAAAACACCATTTCAGCATATCAGCACAGGTCTTGCCGCCTGGCAGGCTCTCCCTAAGCAGAAGTCCATCAGTTTGCCTGTAACCGCGCAGGAGATTCAGATCTCGGATCTGCCGTTGATCAAGCATTGGCCCATGGATGGTGGAGCGTTTGTTACGCTGCCTCAGGTCTATTCGGAAGACCCGGACAAGCCAGGCATCATGAACTCCAATCTGGGCATGTACCGGGTGCAGCTAAGTGGTAATGATTATGAACTGAATAGGGAAATTGGACTGCACTATCAGATTCATCGCGGAATCGGTATTCATCAGGCCAAAGCAGTCAAAAAGGGGGAACCCCTGAAAGTGAGTATTTTTATTGGGGGGCCGCCGGCACACACCCTTTCTGCTGTGATGCCTTTGCCAGAAGGACTCAGTGAGATGACTTTCGCTGGACTGCTTGCGGGGCGACGCTTCCGTTACAGCTATAAGGATGGATATTGCATCAGCAATGACGCCGATTTCGTCATCACTGGGGAGATTTACCCGGACGAGACGAAGCCTGAAGGACCATTTGGTGATCATCTCGGATATTACAGTCTGACCCATCCGTTCCCACTAATGAGAGTGCATAAAGTGTACGCCAAGCCAAATGCGATCTGGCCATTTACTGTGGTGGGTCGTCCTCCGCAAGAGGATACCGCATTTGGTGATCTGATTCATGAAATTACGGGTGATGCCATTAAACAGGAGATTCCGGGTGTAAAAGAAGTCCACGCAGTTGACGCCGCAGGAGTGCATCCGCTTCTGTTCGCCATTGGAAGCGAACGTTATACGCCCTATCAGAAGGTAAAGCAGCCCACAGAGCTGCTGACGATTGCGAGTCGTATTCTGGGTACAGGCCAGCTCAGTCTGGCGAAGTATTTGTTTATTACAGCAGAAGATCAGCAACCGCTGGATACGCACCGGGAAGTGGAATTCCTGACGTATATCCTGGAACGAATGGATCTGCAGCGGGACATTCATTTCCACACCAACACAACAATCGATACGCTGGATTACTCGGGAACCGGATTGAACAGCGGAAGTAAGGTTGTTTTTGCAGCCTATGGGGACAAGAAACGGGAATTGTGCCGTGAAGTACCAGAGACATTGAAGGATATCCGGGGGTATAGCAATCCGCAGCTCGTAATGCCAGGGGTTGTAGCCGTTCAGGGTGCGCCATTCACTAGATATGCGGATACAGAACAGGAAATGAAGGCATTTACGGACATTCTTAAGGAAAAGGGAGATCTGTCTTCCTGTCCAATGATCATATTATGTGATGATAGTTCTTTCCTGAGTGCGAATCTCAGCAACTTCTTGTGGGCGACATTTACCCGCAGTAATCCGTCCCATGATATGTACGGTGTGAACAGCAGTTACAACTATAAACATTGGGGCTGTGATCAGATCATTATCGATGCCAGAGTGAAGCCGCATCAGGCGCCACCGTTAATTCCGGACCCATCTGTTGAGAAAGGGATCGAACGCTTTTTTGTACAGGGTGCGAGTCTAAGCTCGATCAAAATATAA
- a CDS encoding HD-GYP domain-containing protein, producing the protein MRIHIMNLQDGDRLTADTFSEAGLHVLGQGTVIKSEDITLLMQHRVDYVDIEPREEEITEAEFFAAAAKFSSGASTSTKEEPPEEEMKSQFIQTVHNYQSAFLEALTVGKFNATMVDDALQPMVEGLDEQKDVVHLLMMLERDDVNNYTHSIQVGLLSFYLANWLGYSQKESYQISRGGYLHDIGKCKVSHRIRNKMEPLTADEQLELQRHTIYGHDIIKSSMTDEATALVALQHHELEDGTGYPMQLKKDEIHPYTQIVSVADIYIGMRSGSHGSSNPNLINNLRDIYAMGFGKLNEKPVQALMQHLLPNFIGKQVLLSNGERGVIVMNNTSDIFKPLIKVESEQYRDLSKERTLAINELII; encoded by the coding sequence TTGAGAATCCATATTATGAACCTGCAAGATGGAGACCGTCTGACTGCGGATACATTCAGCGAAGCGGGATTACACGTTCTGGGTCAGGGTACTGTGATCAAAAGTGAAGATATCACCTTGCTGATGCAGCACCGGGTAGACTATGTGGATATTGAACCACGCGAGGAAGAGATCACGGAAGCGGAATTCTTTGCTGCAGCAGCAAAATTTTCATCTGGAGCAAGCACAAGCACCAAGGAAGAACCGCCTGAAGAAGAAATGAAATCCCAATTTATACAAACTGTACATAATTATCAATCCGCGTTTCTCGAAGCGCTGACAGTGGGCAAGTTCAACGCAACAATGGTGGACGATGCACTTCAACCGATGGTGGAGGGACTGGACGAGCAAAAGGATGTCGTACACCTCCTGATGATGCTGGAACGGGATGATGTCAATAACTACACACATTCCATTCAGGTTGGACTGTTATCCTTTTACCTGGCCAATTGGCTGGGATATTCCCAAAAAGAAAGTTATCAGATCAGTCGTGGTGGCTATCTTCACGATATCGGCAAATGTAAGGTATCCCATCGAATTCGCAACAAGATGGAACCGTTAACCGCAGATGAACAGCTCGAATTGCAGCGCCACACGATCTATGGACATGATATTATCAAAAGCTCCATGACCGATGAAGCCACTGCGCTGGTAGCTCTTCAGCATCATGAGCTGGAGGATGGTACCGGATATCCGATGCAGCTTAAAAAAGATGAGATTCATCCATACACACAGATCGTATCCGTCGCTGATATATACATCGGGATGAGATCCGGCAGTCATGGAAGCAGCAATCCGAATTTGATCAACAACTTGCGCGACATCTATGCGATGGGATTTGGCAAATTGAATGAGAAGCCGGTTCAAGCCTTGATGCAGCATCTGCTTCCTAATTTTATTGGTAAACAAGTGCTGTTGAGCAACGGTGAGCGTGGGGTTATTGTCATGAACAATACATCCGATATTTTCAAACCACTGATCAAGGTGGAATCGGAACAATATCGGGATCTGTCCAAAGAACGCACGCTTGCCATTAATGAATTAATTATCTAA
- a CDS encoding VOC family protein produces MNASSKITTFLMFSGQAEEAIRWYTSLFADSTIQHVFYHDDGKVMHATFTLNGQNFMAIDNTSAYHAFTPAISLFVDCETTDEIARLFEALSTEGEVLMPLAASPVSQQFAWVQDRYGVNWQLNLPKKEN; encoded by the coding sequence ATGAATGCGTCGTCCAAAATCACAACATTTCTAATGTTCTCCGGACAAGCGGAGGAAGCTATTCGCTGGTACACTTCTTTGTTTGCTGACTCTACCATTCAGCATGTGTTTTATCATGATGATGGCAAAGTAATGCATGCCACATTTACATTGAACGGGCAAAACTTTATGGCGATCGATAACACCAGCGCTTATCATGCGTTTACTCCAGCCATCTCTTTATTTGTTGACTGCGAAACAACTGACGAGATTGCCAGGTTGTTCGAAGCCTTATCCACAGAAGGAGAAGTATTGATGCCGCTGGCTGCATCCCCGGTCAGTCAACAGTTCGCTTGGGTTCAGGACCGTTATGGCGTGAACTGGCAGCTCAATTTGCCTAAAAAGGAAAATTAA
- a CDS encoding SRPBCC family protein yields the protein MVTEIRIHAPIERCFDYARDIDIHTRTVWKHTREQAVAGVTTGRIGEGDKVTFEANHFGIRQKLTSRITEYNRPYLFVDQMEKGAFKSMRHEHSFSKLDEQTTCMRDTLRFEAPLGVLGWVAERAVLKKYMQAFLQSRNLKLKALIEQQTDSIS from the coding sequence GTGGTCACCGAGATTAGAATACATGCCCCCATTGAGCGATGCTTTGACTATGCGCGGGACATTGATATACATACCCGGACGGTCTGGAAACATACCCGCGAGCAGGCTGTAGCTGGGGTTACAACGGGTAGAATTGGTGAGGGTGATAAAGTAACTTTCGAAGCAAACCATTTCGGGATAAGGCAGAAGCTGACTTCACGAATTACCGAGTACAATCGGCCATATCTCTTTGTGGATCAGATGGAGAAAGGGGCTTTCAAGAGCATGAGACATGAACACAGCTTCAGCAAGCTGGACGAGCAGACGACTTGTATGAGAGACACACTGAGATTTGAAGCTCCTCTTGGTGTTCTGGGTTGGGTTGCAGAGCGTGCTGTACTCAAAAAGTATATGCAGGCTTTCCTGCAGAGCCGTAATTTGAAGTTAAAGGCACTCATTGAGCAGCAGACAGATTCGATCAGTTAA
- a CDS encoding MFS transporter translates to MQNPSYQPHPYNEGHPGISRLVALLFALCSGLAVANIYYAQPLLDSIAEEFSITHSSIGGVITVTQICYALGLLLLVPLGDLLNRRKLIITQMLLSVIALIAVGTSSSSQALFIGMVAIGLLAVITQTLVSFAASLAAPSERGRIVGLVTSGIVIGILLARTIAGTLNDWIGWRSVYLFSASLTLLGIIALFVVLPKHEPKREKLSYIHLIVSVLQIYRELPILRTRGVLAMLIFTAFSILWTSMVLPLSAPPISLSHTAIGAFGLAGAAGALAAARAGRLADRGLGQKTTGVALVILLLSWLPIGYVHHSLWLLVTGVIMLDLAVQAVHVTNQSLIYEVRPEAQSRLTGAYMIFYSIGSATGSIISTLVYTWAGWTGVCWLGAGVSAAALMFWAFDRYTHRKTDQ, encoded by the coding sequence ATGCAAAATCCGTCTTATCAACCACATCCCTATAACGAAGGACATCCGGGCATATCCCGCCTTGTTGCACTATTATTTGCCCTATGCAGCGGACTTGCGGTAGCCAACATTTATTATGCCCAGCCTTTGCTAGACTCCATTGCTGAAGAGTTCAGCATCACACATTCATCCATTGGCGGCGTCATTACCGTGACCCAGATTTGTTATGCCCTCGGATTGTTATTACTCGTCCCACTTGGTGATCTTTTGAATCGGCGCAAGCTGATCATCACCCAGATGCTTTTATCCGTAATCGCCCTGATTGCTGTCGGTACCTCATCATCCAGCCAAGCTCTGTTCATTGGAATGGTTGCCATCGGGCTGCTTGCCGTGATTACACAAACGCTCGTTTCCTTTGCCGCTTCTCTGGCTGCACCTTCAGAACGAGGACGTATCGTCGGTCTGGTTACAAGCGGGATCGTCATAGGCATATTACTGGCGCGAACTATAGCAGGCACCTTGAACGATTGGATCGGCTGGAGATCAGTCTATCTCTTCTCTGCCAGTCTGACCTTACTGGGGATTATCGCCCTATTTGTTGTACTCCCAAAACACGAACCCAAACGAGAGAAACTCAGCTACATCCACTTGATCGTTTCTGTCCTGCAAATATACCGTGAGCTGCCTATTCTGAGAACACGCGGCGTTCTCGCCATGTTGATCTTCACGGCTTTCAGTATCTTGTGGACTTCCATGGTTTTGCCACTTAGCGCTCCGCCAATTTCCCTATCACATACTGCGATTGGAGCCTTTGGTCTCGCAGGAGCTGCTGGCGCGCTGGCTGCTGCACGTGCAGGAAGACTGGCTGATCGGGGACTTGGACAAAAGACGACAGGCGTCGCCCTTGTAATATTGCTTTTATCCTGGCTGCCAATCGGCTATGTTCATCATTCTCTATGGCTGCTTGTAACTGGGGTAATTATGTTGGACCTTGCCGTGCAGGCTGTGCATGTCACCAACCAGAGTCTGATCTATGAAGTTCGACCTGAAGCGCAGAGCCGTTTGACGGGCGCCTATATGATTTTTTATTCAATAGGCAGTGCGACGGGCTCCATTATTTCCACCCTTGTGTACACTTGGGCAGGTTGGACTGGTGTTTGCTGGCTGGGTGCGGGCGTTAGCGCCGCTGCGCTTATGTTCTGGGCCTTTGATCGTTACACCCATCGGAAAACAGATCAATAA
- a CDS encoding TetR/AcrR family transcriptional regulator, with the protein MVRQREFDTDNALEAAMQTFWDKGFEATSLSDLTTAMGIQRPSLYAAFGDKKELFETALRRYTTLHAAQVRSRLQHTSSVKEAFRALFEHIGAEGDVTDARLGCFCINTMVELAPHDPKFAVLTREHQMYLTAIFKETIERGQESGELSNNFDANTLSTSLVVSMIGLTVMMKSDPDRSFVLQSIKGTLSLLEA; encoded by the coding sequence ATGGTTAGACAACGGGAATTTGATACGGATAATGCACTGGAAGCGGCAATGCAGACATTTTGGGATAAGGGATTTGAAGCGACATCCTTAAGTGATCTGACGACAGCCATGGGTATTCAACGTCCCAGTCTATATGCGGCTTTTGGTGACAAAAAGGAATTGTTTGAAACGGCACTTCGTCGATATACGACTTTGCATGCCGCTCAGGTCAGATCCAGGCTTCAACATACATCCTCTGTAAAAGAAGCTTTCCGTGCCTTATTTGAACATATTGGGGCTGAAGGGGATGTGACAGATGCTCGGCTCGGCTGTTTTTGCATCAATACGATGGTTGAGCTGGCTCCCCATGACCCTAAATTCGCTGTTCTTACACGGGAGCACCAGATGTATTTGACAGCGATTTTTAAGGAGACAATTGAACGGGGGCAGGAAAGTGGGGAATTGTCTAATAATTTTGACGCAAATACGCTATCAACGTCTTTGGTTGTATCGATGATTGGATTGACCGTGATGATGAAATCGGATCCGGACCGCTCGTTTGTGCTGCAGAGTATTAAGGGTACGTTATCGTTGCTTGAGGCATGA
- a CDS encoding D-2-hydroxyacid dehydrogenase family protein, with protein MQTKLRCAILDDYQNVALSSADWTPILNQVEVQTFNNYMGSEDKVVQELQDFEIIVLMRERTPFPESVITQLPKLKLLITSGMRNASIDLQAAEQNGVIVCGTEGSSNPPTELTWALILGLSRQLVTENNALRSNRNWQSTVGMDLYGKTLGLLGLGKIGSRMAEIAQAFGMQVIAWSENLTKERAEEQGVQWAETKEQLLEQSDIVSIHLVLSDRTRNLIGRAEFQRMQNTALLINTSRAGIVDQEAMVEALQHEWIAGAGLDVYEQEPLPVNHILRTLPNLLATPHLGYVTQGNYAIYFNHTVEDIKMYLKGTPIRQLLAKK; from the coding sequence ATGCAGACAAAGTTGCGTTGTGCCATATTGGATGATTATCAGAATGTTGCCCTTTCTTCAGCAGATTGGACCCCCATCCTAAATCAGGTTGAGGTTCAGACGTTTAATAATTACATGGGATCCGAAGATAAAGTCGTTCAGGAACTGCAGGATTTTGAAATTATTGTCTTGATGCGTGAACGTACACCTTTTCCTGAATCTGTGATTACACAATTGCCCAAACTCAAGCTTCTGATTACAAGCGGCATGCGCAATGCTTCAATTGACCTCCAAGCTGCGGAACAAAACGGAGTAATTGTCTGTGGCACGGAAGGCAGCTCGAACCCGCCGACGGAACTGACATGGGCGTTGATTCTCGGGCTGTCCAGACAATTGGTAACTGAAAATAACGCGCTGCGTTCCAATCGGAATTGGCAGAGTACAGTTGGCATGGATTTGTACGGAAAGACACTAGGATTGCTCGGTTTAGGCAAGATTGGCAGCAGGATGGCAGAGATTGCCCAAGCTTTTGGCATGCAAGTGATCGCCTGGAGTGAGAATTTAACAAAAGAACGAGCAGAGGAACAGGGAGTCCAGTGGGCAGAGACGAAGGAACAGCTGCTTGAACAAAGCGATATTGTTTCCATTCATCTGGTGCTCAGTGATCGCACCCGTAATTTGATTGGTCGAGCCGAATTCCAGCGGATGCAAAATACCGCTTTATTAATCAACACATCCCGTGCAGGCATTGTGGATCAAGAGGCGATGGTTGAAGCTTTACAACACGAGTGGATTGCTGGCGCGGGTCTGGATGTATATGAACAGGAGCCTCTTCCAGTAAATCATATATTGCGTACACTGCCCAATCTGCTGGCAACACCGCATCTGGGTTATGTGACTCAAGGTAACTATGCCATTTATTTTAACCATACCGTAGAGGATATTAAGATGTATTTGAAAGGAACACCGATTAGACAATTGCTTGCGAAAAAGTAA